One segment of Bacteroides caecimuris DNA contains the following:
- a CDS encoding TrmH family RNA methyltransferase, protein MPVIEISSLSHPGVEVFSTLTETQLRNRTEPDKGIFIVESPKVIKRALDSGYEPLAILCERKHIIGDAAEIIERCANVPVYTGGRELLATLTGYVLTRGVLCAMRRPTPRSMEEVCQEARRIVVIDSVVDATNIGAIFRSAAALGIDAVLLTHTSCDPLNRRAVRVSMGSVFFVPWTWMDGSLSELKNLGFRTAAMALTDNSISIDNPVLADESKLAIIVGNEGDGLSHDTIAEADYVVRIPMAHGVDSLNVAAAAAVAFWQLRVPQSIK, encoded by the coding sequence ATGCCTGTTATCGAAATATCATCTTTATCCCATCCCGGAGTTGAAGTGTTCAGTACTCTGACTGAAACTCAGTTACGTAACCGCACCGAACCCGACAAGGGCATTTTTATTGTGGAAAGTCCGAAGGTTATTAAAAGAGCTTTGGATTCCGGTTATGAACCTTTGGCTATTTTGTGTGAGCGTAAACATATTATCGGTGATGCTGCCGAAATCATCGAGCGTTGTGCTAACGTACCTGTTTATACCGGTGGCAGGGAATTGCTTGCTACGCTGACCGGCTATGTCTTGACACGTGGTGTTCTCTGTGCCATGCGTCGTCCCACGCCACGAAGTATGGAAGAAGTATGTCAAGAAGCCCGGCGTATTGTGGTAATCGACAGTGTTGTTGATGCAACCAATATCGGTGCTATTTTCCGTTCGGCAGCCGCTCTTGGAATTGATGCCGTATTGCTGACGCACACCTCTTGCGACCCGTTAAACCGTCGTGCAGTCAGGGTATCTATGGGAAGTGTTTTCTTTGTACCATGGACTTGGATGGATGGTTCTCTCTCTGAACTGAAGAATTTAGGGTTTCGCACGGCTGCTATGGCGCTTACGGATAACTCTATTTCCATTGATAATCCTGTCTTAGCGGATGAATCAAAATTGGCTATCATAGTGGGCAACGAAGGGGACGGACTTTCGCACGATACGATTGCTGAGGCTGACTACGTAGTCCGTATCCCTATGGCACATGGTGTTGATTCGCTTAATGTGGCTGCAGCGGCGGCTGTTGCTTTCTGGCAACTTCGTGTTCCACAATCCATCAAGTAG